The Bradyrhizobium guangxiense genomic sequence CACCGTGCTGGTGGCGGATTTCGGCGGCGGCACCAGCGATTTCTCCGTGATGCGCTTCTCGCGCAAGGGAGGCAGCCTGCGCGCCGAGCCGCTGGGACACGCCGGCATCGGCATCGCTGGCGATACGTTCGACTACCGCATCGTCGACCACATCGTCTCGCCGCGGCTCGGCAAGGGCTCCAGCTTCCGCTCCTTCGACAAGGTGCTGCCGATTCCCAGCGGGCATTACACCAATCTGGCGCGCTGGCATCAGCTGGCGATGATGAAGAGCAACGGCGATTTGCGCGAGCTCCGGGAGCTCGCGCGCACCGCGCTGAAGCCCGACCTGCTCGAGGATTTCATCACCATCGTCGATCTCGACCTCGGCTTTGCGCTGTACCGCGCAGTGTCCGATGCCAAGGTCGCGCTCTCGGCGCGGGACGAGGTGGATTTCCGCTTCAAGGGCGGCGGCGTCGACATCGGCGCGGCCGTCACGCGGAAGAATTTCGAAGCCTGGATTGCCGACGACATCGCCCGGCTCGGGGCCACCGTCGACAAGGTGCTGGCCGAAGCCGGTATCACTGCGCGCGAGGTCGAGAAGGTGTTCCTGACCGGCGGCACCTCTTTCGTGCCCGCCGTTCGAAAGCTGTTCGCCGAACGGTTCGGCAACGAGCGGCTGATGTCGGGCGACCAGTTCGAGTCGATCGCCTATGGGCTTGCGCTGATCGGACACAGTCCGGACCCGGACCGCTGGACGGCAAGCGGCGGGCTCGCCGCGAAGGCGTAGAGCGCGATGAGACTTAGATGAATCGTCATCGCGCTTTAGGAGGCTGTTCAGTCGCTATTTCTGCTGAATTCGGTTCAGGTAGTCGATCACGGCGAGAATGCGGGTCCGCACGACGACCTCCGGGTTTTGCTGCGGCCCGGCCTTCTGCCAATAATAGGAATCGACGGCGTGAGGCAGGTTGACGATGGGGTTGAACCGCTCGCCCCAGATCGGCATTTCACGGGTGCCGTGAGCTGGGACTGATTTCGACCCGTATATGGTTTCGTAAACGGCGTTGGTGGGAAACACGCCGTTGTTGTTCTTGGTCAACACGGTCAAGTCGGAAGGCGCCGTCTTGAGCTGTCCGCTGACCGGTCCGTTGCCCTTGGCATCGAGACCGTGACAACTCGCGCACGAAGACTGAAATTCCGCCCTGCCGATATCAACTTCCTCGGCCCCGGCGGCAGTGGCCAAACCGGCGGCAAGCCCGGCAATGATCAACCATTCGACAGCAGATCTCATCATCTCGCCTCCGACGCCTGCAGGGAAGACTTCTGTCTCGTAGCCGCATTGTCCTTCTGACAGTTTGACGCACATCAAGACCGCAGACACAGTGTGGCCGCGGAAGAACGAACAGCGTCGCTACCATGCAGCCTCGTGGGTCGCCGGCTCAGCCGCCGGCCTTGCCAGGGCTGATGGCGACGTGGTTACCTGTCCGCATTACATTCTGGATTGTCATGACGATTGGGAATTTGAGGGATCGCGATGCAAGACGGGGCGTCATGAGGCGCCGCGATTTCATCGGGATCGCAGCCGCTATGGCCGCGGGTTTGCCGTTGTCGGTCAGAGCGGTTTCCCCGCGCAACGCGCGTGTTGGCTTTCTGACGCTCGGCGCCGATCGGTCTCCGCTGGTCGACGGCCGGGTCGCGTCATTTCGCGAAGGGGTCATCGGCCGCGGCCAGGACGCTATCAATATCGAGGTGCTTGAGCGCAGGGCCAATGGCCAGATCGACAGGCTGGCCCCGATGGCCGCAGATCTCGTCGGGCAGGGAGTCCAGGCCATCTGCGCCATTTCCCCGCCCGCGGTTCGTGCGGCACGGCAGGCGACCGCGGCGATCCCGATCGTCGCGCTCGATTTGGAGAGCGATCCGGTTGCGAGCGCTTGGGCTGCCAGCCTCGCGCATCCCGGTGGTAACGTCACCGGCATCTTCCTCGACATTCCCGGCTTCAACGCGAAGACTCTGCAATTGCTTAGCGAGATCGTGCCGGGCATCCGAAGCGTTGCCGTGCTGTGGCACCGCCCAAGCGGATCCCTTCAGCTCGGCGCCTTGCGGGGTGCGGCAGCCAGTCTTGGCGTCACGCTCGATATTTTCGAGGTCGACAGCGTCGGCGATCTGGGGGGTGCCATCGCTGCGATGGCAAAATCGGACGTCAAGGGCGTCATCATGCTGTCGTCTTCGCTCTTCGCTGGCAATCTGGGCCTGTTGGCCGACCTGACGCTGCGTCATCGTCTTCCGGCCATCAATACCTTTCCCGAGTTCGCTGCGAGCGGCGGGCTGCTCGGTTACGGGCCCGATCTGCCCAGCCTGTTCACGCAAGCGGGCTTCATGACGCGCAAGGTGTTGCAGGGCAGCTCGGTTGCCGAGCTGCCGATCGAACGCCCGACGCGCTTTCAGCTGATCGCCAATACCAAGACTGCGACCGCACTGAACCTCACCCTCCCGGCATCCATTCTCGTCAGTGCGGACAGCGTGATCGAGTGAAGTCTCGAGGTGCCTCCACCGGGCATCCGCTCGTCGTTGGCGCCGAATGCGCCCTATTGGTTGATCTCCGGCTCGACGAGCTTCGCCAGATTGCGCAGCGATTCCTGCCAGCCGAGATAGCAGGCCTCCAGCGGAATGACGTCGGGGATGCCGGCCTGGGTGATGTCGATCTCGGTGCCGACCGAGACTTTCTTCAGGATCACGGTCACCTGGATTTCGCCCGGCAGATTGGGGTCGTCGAACCTGTCGGTGTAGCGGAGCCGTTCGCCCGGCACGAGCTCGAGATATTCGCCGCCGAACGAATGGCTGTGGCCCGTCGTGAAGTTCCGGAACGACATCTTGAACGTGCCGCCGACCTTGGGCTCGAAATGATGCACGGTGCAGGTAAAGCCGTTCGGCGGAAGCCATTTCGCCATCGCGTCCGCCTCGAGGAAGGCGCGGTAGACCTTCTGCGGGCTGGTGGCGAGAACGCGGTGTAGGCGGACAGTGCTGGGCATGGTTGTTATCCTCGGTGATTGATGGGCCCGAGTTTGGCGTCTATGGCCCATTCATGTCACGAGGACGACGGGCAAGCCGCCGATCCGACACAGCCTTGCAGATTTTTTGCCGGGGACGCCGGCGGCAGATGGTCTGACGCGAGCCGCGAAACGGCCCCCACCCCACGGGGCATCGTGAACGCCCGTCACTTCGTGATGATGTGTTTCGTCGGCGTCACTGCGGGCGGCGGTGCCACCGGCGAAATCACGAACGTCACCCACGCGTTCCAGCCCTCCGGCCGGTGTTCGGCGGCAAATTCCTTATAGGCCTTGAAGTTGAGGTAGCCCTGTTTGTCGCCGACCGGGAAGATGAATCCGATCTGCGGGCCGATCCCGCCCACCCGCGAGCGGAAGCAGCCGACGCGATCGCCGGATCCGCTGTCGCAGCCGAGTTGCTGGTAGAAATAGCCGACGAGACCAACCTGCACCTGCTTGCTCAGGAACTGGGACGCACCCCAGTCGAAGTGCATGTCTACGCCACTTTGATATTGCGTATCGGTGTTCTTGAAATTGTAGGTGAAGCCGAGCACGCCGGACAGCTCATGTCCGGTCTGCGGATTGAAATAGGTATAGCCGCCGCCCGCGTCGATCGCGCCGTGTCCGATCCCGATATTGGCGAGCCGGGTCGACTGGTAAGCCCCGACCGGAATGTCACCCGTGATGTAGGTCATGTAGTTGTTGACACCGGCATTCCAGCGCAGCGCGAATTGCGGGATCACATCGCCGAAGGCGGTCACGGAATCGCTGATCGAATCGAATCGCGAGAAGGGAATCGAGCCCAGCGGCGTCGCCAGCGTCCCCGTCACCGACCCGTTGAGCGAAGTGGTGTTGGCACCGTAGATTCCGATCAGGCTGGCCGAGGCCTGACCGCCGAGCACGGGTGTCGCGAAGACGTAGGTCGCGTTCAACAGCCCGAGATCCACGTTTGCATTGACGTTCGCGCTCAACGTGGCTGTCAGGTTCGCCGGAATTCGCCCGATTTGAATCTCGCGCGCACGCGCCACGTCACCACCGGCCGAGACCGAAGTGTGATAGTAGATCGCAGCGGCCGTCCAGCCCGGTTGCTGAGGTGTGGCAGCGAGACTGCCGAACATGCCCGGGATCCAGAAGCTGATGCCGCTCTCGTCGGCCAGGCTCTTGGTCGGTATTGATGCCAGCGCCGCAAATGCAATAGCGGCAAACGCTTTCGCCAATCGCATGAAAACTCCTCCCGAACCACGAGCTTCGCTCAGTGGGAGCGCCTGATATGTTGCTGATCATATGACCCAGCCGACCGGGCTTGCCATAGTTGTCGATGAATCGGGAATTTTTGGCAGTCAGGTGTAGCGCGAGAACAACACTACCGCGCCATGATACCAGCTGATGGAAATGAAGCTCCGGGAATTTACGGAAAAGGGGCGCTCCTCCGTCTCCAGCATGTCCGCTACCGATCCGTAATCCCGATCTGTTGATCCATATCAATCCCTTTTTCGGGCCGCCGCAAAATGATGGCGGCTCATTTGACGGGAGGAATTGCAATGAGCACTGCCCGGTCCTTTCATCGTGTCGCGTTTTCACTGACCCTTGCATTTTCGGCGCCAGCATTCGCACAGCAAGTACAACAAGCCGCCCCGCCTCCGGGCTCGCCCGCCGCGACCATCACCATCCCCGGCAATCAGCTGCCGCCGCCGCCGCAGAAGTTCGGTGGCAAGATCGAGCGCGATGCGCGCAATTCGACGCCTTTCTGGCCCGCGCGCGTGGTGCCGCCCAAGGGCGCACCGAACGTGCTGCTCATCATCACCGATGATGCCGGCTACGGCGTGCCGAGCACGTTCGGCGGCGTCATTCCAACGCCGGCGCTCGACCGCATTGCGCAGAGCGGATTGCGCTACACCAATTTCCATTCGACTGCGCTGTGCTCGCCGACGCGCGCGGCCCTTATCACGGGCCGCAATCATCACTCGGCCGGCTACGGCGTGGTCGCCGAGCAGGCCACCGGCTATCCCGGCTACGACAGCATTATCACCAAGGACAAGGCCACGATCGGCCGCATCCTGACTGACAACGGCTATCACACCGCCTGGTTCGGCAAGAACCACAACACGCCGGAATATCAGTCGAGTCAGGCCGGTCCGTTCGACCAGTGGCCGACCGGCATGGGCTTTGAGTATTTCTACGGCTTTATGGGGGGCGATACTAATCAGTGGGAGCCGGGCAATCTCGTTCGCAACACCACGGCAATCTATCCCTACCAGGGAAATCCCGGCTGGAATCTGGTGACGGCGATGGCGGACGATGCCATCGACTATGTCAATCGCATGAACGCGCTCTCGCCCGATACGCCGTTCTTCATCAAGTTCGCGCCCGGCGCGACGCATGCACCGCATCATCCGACCAAGGAGTGGGTGAAGAAGATCAGCGATATGCACCTGTTCGATCAGGGCTGGAACAAACTGCGCGAGACCATCTTCGCGAACCAGAAGAAGCTCGGTGTCATTCCGCAGAATGCCAAGCTGACGCCGTGGCCAAAGGACCTGATCAAGGAATGGGATCAGCTGACAGCTGACGAGAGGAAGCTGTTCATCCGTCAGGCCGATGTGTTCGGAGCCTTCGTGGCCTATGCCGACGATGAAATCGGCCGGGTGATCCAGGCGATCGACGACATGGGCAAGCTCGACAACACCTTGATCATCTATATCGAGGGCGATAACGGGACGAGCGCGGAAGGTCAGCCGAACGGCACGCCCAACGAAGTGGCGATGTTCAACCAGATCAACCCGTCGGTGGAGGATCAGCTCAAATATTTCTACGACGTCTGGGGTACCGATCGGACCTACAACCACATGTCGATTGGCTGGGCCTGGGCCTTTGACACGCCGTTCTCCTGGACCAAGCAGATCGTCTCGCATTTCGGCGGGACGCGCCAGGGCATGGCGATCTCCTGGCCGGCCGTGATCAAGGACAAGGGCGGCGTCCGCACTCAGTTCCACCACGTCATCGACGTCGTGCCGACCATCCTCGAGGCCGCGCACATCAAGGCGCCTGACCTTGTCGACGGCATCAAGCAGAAGCCGATCGAGGGCGTCAGCATGATGTACACGTTCGACGCGAAGAATGCGAAGGCAGCCTCGACCCACAAGACGCAGTATTTCGAGATGTTCGCGGATCGCGCGATCTACAATGACGGTTGGATCGCAAGCACCAAGGTGCTGCGGCCGCCGTGGGTGACGGGAGGCGTCAAATTGCCGAACCCGGCCGATTATCCGTGGGAGCTCTATGACCTGAAGAACGACTGGACGCAGGCGGATGACGTCGCGACCAAATATCCGGACAAGCTGAAGGAGCTGCAGGCGCTGTTCTGGAAGGAGGCGGAAAAATATCAGGTGCTGCCGCTCGATGGCTCCGTGGCGACCCGGCTTCTCACGCCGCGTCCGAGCCTCAGCGCCGGCCGGACAAGCTTCGCCTGGACGCGGCCGATATCCGGCACGCCGAACGGCGACGCGCCGAGCCTGCTCAACTCGTCCTATGTCTTCAAGGCGGACGTCGAGATTCCTCGGGGTGGCGCCGAAGGCATGCTGGTAACGCAGGGCGGCCGTTTCGGCGGCTATGGGTTCTATGTGCTCAAGAACAAGCCCGTCTTTACCTGGAATCTCGTTGACCTCAAACGCGTGCGCTGGGAGGGGCCGGAGCTCACACCCGGCAAGCACGTGATTGAGTTTGCCTTCAAATATGACGGCCTCGGCGCGGCGACGATGCTGTTCGGTAACTATAGCGGCATCGGACAAGGTGGCACGGGGACGCTGAAGATCGACGGTAAATTGGTGGCTTCGGAGAAGATGGAGCAGACCCTTCCCTTGATCCTGCAATGGGATGAGGCGATGGACATCGGGTCCGACACCGGCACGCCGGTCGATGACAGCGACTATCAGACGCCGTTCGCCTTCACCGGCAAGATCAACAGGATCACTCTCGACATCGATCGGCCCAAGCTGAGCCCGGAGGACATCAAGCGGTTGCAGGAAGCCGCGCGTGCGGCGGGCGATGGTCCCACAGCCGATGCCGGGAAGGTGGCTTCGGCGGAGCCGCAGGTCTCCAGCAACATTGGCCTGGGCCTCGTCGACAAGATCCAGTTGCGGATCGACAAGCGCGAAGGCTGCCGCAAGCAGGCCGAGGCAAAGGACCTCGGTGTCGTGGACCGGGTCAAGTTCGTTGAGGAATGTGTCCGGCAATAGTGCGGCGCGGGATCGCCGGGAAGCCAATCGGCTTTCCGGCGGCCGGATGCACTGATGCGCAATCGGAGAAGCTCTCATGAAGAACGGTCCTTGGATATTCCTTTCGGCGCTCGCACTGATCGACGTCTCGTCTGCCAGCCGCGCCGCGGCGCAGGGTGCGGCAGAGACAGTGCAGGGCATGCTCGCCGCCCAGATCCGTTCGCAGGGTTTTACGTGTGACAAGGCGCTCGGCGCGACGAAGGACACCGCGCGCTCGAGGGCCGATCATGCGGTCTGGGTACTCAGATGCAGCAATGCGAGCTATCGGGTGAGCCGCGCACCGGACATGGCCGCCAAGGTCGAACCGCTCCGGTGACGACGCGCGCGCCCCGGCATCGAACGGCTGTAACATGCAAAGCGTGACCGATCTGATCCCAATCACACCTTCGATCGACGAACTTGGCCGCATCATCGCCAACGTCGCCGCTCCGGCCTTTCTGCTCGGCGCGGTTGCTGCTTTCATCTCGGTCGTGATCTCGCGGATCAACCGGGTGATCGACCGCTCGCAGTTCATTCAAGGCATTCCTGCAGCCGATTCTGCGAGAGTCTTCCTGAAAGCCGATTTGCCGCGGCTGCGGCGGAGGGCGAGGCTTCTGAACCGGTCGCTGTTCTGTTCCATCGTCGCGGCGATCCTGACGGCTCTCATCATCTTCGTTGCATTCGTCAGCGCGCTCCTGCGAATCGCGCACGAATATGGGGTGGCGATCCTGTTCATGGCGGCGATGCTGATGTTCAGCGCCGCCCTCGTCGATCTCGCGCGCGAAACCAGAATTGCGCTTCACGACAATGACCTTCGCGTATAGGCGGGACGTTGGGGGCGGTAAGCAGACGTGGCACGAGGCTCGCGAAACAAGCGCAATGACGGCAAGCTCCGCAAGGCGCCGTCGCCCAAACCGGTGCAATCAGTGCCGCATCCGCCGCGGGTCTCTCACCGTGCCACGCGGCGCTGGATCGCCGGCGCGAGCGCAGTCGTTGCCGCAATCGCCGTCGGGCTGCTCTGGTTCGAACCCTCGAAGGCTCCGGTCCAGACGTCGGCCCCTGCCGAATTGGCTTTCGTCGGCAGCGAGTCCTGCGCCGGTTGTCACGAAACGGAAGCAAGACTCTGGCGGACCTCGCAGCATCGCCGCGCCATGGATCACGCGACGGCGCAGTCCGTGCGCGCCGATTTCAACGACGCGACGTTCGA encodes the following:
- a CDS encoding Hsp70 family protein, giving the protein MSSASPAVSIGIDFGTSNTVVALAADDRRVEAIRFDHGGQRHSVYVSALCFWEDRPGAGAQAEGGPWAIEQFLEGRHVYRFLQSFKTFAASSSFNTTQVFRQRFKFEDILAAFLRTLARHGGEKFGFETSTITVGRPVRFAGGNPDEALAMQRYHAAFERLGAGHARYVYEPVGAAFSFARRLERDATVLVADFGGGTSDFSVMRFSRKGGSLRAEPLGHAGIGIAGDTFDYRIVDHIVSPRLGKGSSFRSFDKVLPIPSGHYTNLARWHQLAMMKSNGDLRELRELARTALKPDLLEDFITIVDLDLGFALYRAVSDAKVALSARDEVDFRFKGGGVDIGAAVTRKNFEAWIADDIARLGATVDKVLAEAGITAREVEKVFLTGGTSFVPAVRKLFAERFGNERLMSGDQFESIAYGLALIGHSPDPDRWTASGGLAAKA
- a CDS encoding c-type cytochrome produces the protein MRSAVEWLIIAGLAAGLATAAGAEEVDIGRAEFQSSCASCHGLDAKGNGPVSGQLKTAPSDLTVLTKNNNGVFPTNAVYETIYGSKSVPAHGTREMPIWGERFNPIVNLPHAVDSYYWQKAGPQQNPEVVVRTRILAVIDYLNRIQQK
- a CDS encoding ABC transporter substrate-binding protein, producing MRRRDFIGIAAAMAAGLPLSVRAVSPRNARVGFLTLGADRSPLVDGRVASFREGVIGRGQDAINIEVLERRANGQIDRLAPMAADLVGQGVQAICAISPPAVRAARQATAAIPIVALDLESDPVASAWAASLAHPGGNVTGIFLDIPGFNAKTLQLLSEIVPGIRSVAVLWHRPSGSLQLGALRGAAASLGVTLDIFEVDSVGDLGGAIAAMAKSDVKGVIMLSSSLFAGNLGLLADLTLRHRLPAINTFPEFAASGGLLGYGPDLPSLFTQAGFMTRKVLQGSSVAELPIERPTRFQLIANTKTATALNLTLPASILVSADSVIE
- a CDS encoding SRPBCC family protein is translated as MPSTVRLHRVLATSPQKVYRAFLEADAMAKWLPPNGFTCTVHHFEPKVGGTFKMSFRNFTTGHSHSFGGEYLELVPGERLRYTDRFDDPNLPGEIQVTVILKKVSVGTEIDITQAGIPDVIPLEACYLGWQESLRNLAKLVEPEINQ
- a CDS encoding SphA family protein; translated protein: MRLAKAFAAIAFAALASIPTKSLADESGISFWIPGMFGSLAATPQQPGWTAAAIYYHTSVSAGGDVARAREIQIGRIPANLTATLSANVNANVDLGLLNATYVFATPVLGGQASASLIGIYGANTTSLNGSVTGTLATPLGSIPFSRFDSISDSVTAFGDVIPQFALRWNAGVNNYMTYITGDIPVGAYQSTRLANIGIGHGAIDAGGGYTYFNPQTGHELSGVLGFTYNFKNTDTQYQSGVDMHFDWGASQFLSKQVQVGLVGYFYQQLGCDSGSGDRVGCFRSRVGGIGPQIGFIFPVGDKQGYLNFKAYKEFAAEHRPEGWNAWVTFVISPVAPPPAVTPTKHIITK
- a CDS encoding arylsulfatase codes for the protein MSTARSFHRVAFSLTLAFSAPAFAQQVQQAAPPPGSPAATITIPGNQLPPPPQKFGGKIERDARNSTPFWPARVVPPKGAPNVLLIITDDAGYGVPSTFGGVIPTPALDRIAQSGLRYTNFHSTALCSPTRAALITGRNHHSAGYGVVAEQATGYPGYDSIITKDKATIGRILTDNGYHTAWFGKNHNTPEYQSSQAGPFDQWPTGMGFEYFYGFMGGDTNQWEPGNLVRNTTAIYPYQGNPGWNLVTAMADDAIDYVNRMNALSPDTPFFIKFAPGATHAPHHPTKEWVKKISDMHLFDQGWNKLRETIFANQKKLGVIPQNAKLTPWPKDLIKEWDQLTADERKLFIRQADVFGAFVAYADDEIGRVIQAIDDMGKLDNTLIIYIEGDNGTSAEGQPNGTPNEVAMFNQINPSVEDQLKYFYDVWGTDRTYNHMSIGWAWAFDTPFSWTKQIVSHFGGTRQGMAISWPAVIKDKGGVRTQFHHVIDVVPTILEAAHIKAPDLVDGIKQKPIEGVSMMYTFDAKNAKAASTHKTQYFEMFADRAIYNDGWIASTKVLRPPWVTGGVKLPNPADYPWELYDLKNDWTQADDVATKYPDKLKELQALFWKEAEKYQVLPLDGSVATRLLTPRPSLSAGRTSFAWTRPISGTPNGDAPSLLNSSYVFKADVEIPRGGAEGMLVTQGGRFGGYGFYVLKNKPVFTWNLVDLKRVRWEGPELTPGKHVIEFAFKYDGLGAATMLFGNYSGIGQGGTGTLKIDGKLVASEKMEQTLPLILQWDEAMDIGSDTGTPVDDSDYQTPFAFTGKINRITLDIDRPKLSPEDIKRLQEAARAAGDGPTADAGKVASAEPQVSSNIGLGLVDKIQLRIDKREGCRKQAEAKDLGVVDRVKFVEECVRQ
- a CDS encoding DUF2721 domain-containing protein; its protein translation is MQSVTDLIPITPSIDELGRIIANVAAPAFLLGAVAAFISVVISRINRVIDRSQFIQGIPAADSARVFLKADLPRLRRRARLLNRSLFCSIVAAILTALIIFVAFVSALLRIAHEYGVAILFMAAMLMFSAALVDLARETRIALHDNDLRV